Proteins encoded in a region of the Lepidochelys kempii isolate rLepKem1 chromosome 24, rLepKem1.hap2, whole genome shotgun sequence genome:
- the LOC140902903 gene encoding immunoglobulin kappa light chain-like gives MKMIFAEYLVLSSLVLGVQLFLHQTQRIQFVEVSDTAKIHCSSTENLEGGSSILWYLRREGETPTCIKRCLDDQNVSKFACKHETHSSTLEISNVQKTESGIYYCAYRYSSYLIFGNGSTLIVGDSYTNSSWVMLLVPFPHGSQVTGTANLACVIHGVSSPVHVSWSVSGELREQGLTRSLRAKDGSLTLINHISVPMDTWTSGKNFTCEVKFNSSGSSVKKSTKYSAAE, from the exons atgaaaatgatCTTTGCCGAATATCTTGTTTTATCTTCCCTAG TGCTAGGAGTGCAGTTATTTCTGCACCAGACTCAGCGGATCCAGTTTGTTGAAGTTAGTGACACCGCAAAGATCCACTGTTCTTCCACAGAAAACTTGGAAGGAGGAAGTAGCATATTATGGTATTTGAGAAGAGAAGGCGAGACACCCACCTGCATTAAGCGCTGTTTGGATGATCAAAATGTAAGTAAATTTGCTTGCAAACATGAGACACACAGCTCGACACTGGAAATCAGCAACGTCCAAAAGACTGAGTCTGGCATTTACTACTGTGCATATAGATACAGCAGCTACCTGATTTTTGGGAATGGATCCACGCTGATTGTTGGAG ACAGTTATACAAACAGCAGCTGGGTGATGCTTCTGGTCCCATTTCCACATGGCAGTCAAGTCACTGGGACAGCGAATCTGGCTTGTGTGATCCATGGAGTGTCCAGCCCGGTCCATGTTTCCTGGAGTGTTTCTGGGGAGCTGCGGGAACAGGGGCTGACACGCTCATTGAGAGCAAAGGATGGATCTTTAACCCTCATAAATCACATCAGCGTCCCCATGGACACCTGGACCAGTGGGAAGAATTTCACCTGTGAAGTCAAATTCAACTCTTCCGGCAGTAGTGTGAAGAAAAGTACCAAATATTCTGCAGCTGAGTGA
- the LOC140902611 gene encoding uncharacterized protein, whose product MIFAKYLVLSSLVLGVQLFLYQTQQIQFVEVNGSAEIHCSSKEKMEGDDMFWYLRREGEKPICIKYCLDNLNVSKFACKHERHSSTLEINNIQKNETGVYYCAFIYTSYLIFGNGSTLIVGDSYTNSSWVMLLVPFPHGSQVTGTANLACVIHGVSNPVHVSWSVSGELQEQGLMRSLKAKDGLLTLINHISVPMDTWTSGKIFMCEVKFNSSGKSVKKSTRYPAASSTTPARECSHYIAPLAAGAGLLLLVVSLSLIWTLCPSTLGFQPRVSAPPASEEPQGGILYAHLDFDSQNRDGRRMQPSARGKGVKP is encoded by the exons atgatcTTTGCCAAGTACCTGGTTTTATCTTCTTTAG TGCTAGGAGTGCAGTTATTTCTGTACCAGACTCAGCAGATCCAGTttgttgaagttaatggcagtGCAGAGATCCACTGTTCTTCCAAAGAAAAAATGGAAGGAGACGACATGTTTTGGTATTtgagaagagaaggagagaaaccCATATGCATTAAGTACTGTTTGGATAATCTAAATGTAAGTAAATTTGCTTGCAAACATGAGAGACACAGCTCGACACTGGAAATCAACAACATCCAAAAGAATGAGACTGGCGTTTACTACTGTGCATTTATATACACTAGCTACCTGATTTTTGGAAATGGATCCACACTGATTGTTGGAG ACAGTTATACAAACAGCAGCTGGGTGATGCTTCTGGTCCCATTTCCACATGGTAGTCAAGTCACTGGGACAGCAAATCTGGCCTGTGTGATCCATGGAGTGTCCAACCCAGTCCATGTTTCCTGGAGTGTttctggggagctgcaggaacagGGGCTGATGCGCTCATTGAAAGCAAAGGATGGATTGTTAACACTCATAAATCACATCAGTGTCCCCATGGACACCTGGACCAGTGGGAAGATTTTCATGTGTGAAGTCAAATTCAACTCTTCTGGCAAGAGTGTGAAGAAAAGCACCAGGTATCCTGCAG CTTCCTCCACAACCCCTGCCAGGGAGTGCTCACATTACATTGCGCCCCTTGCGGCTGGAGctggtctgctgctgctggtggtgtctCTGAGCCTCATCTGGACCCTCTGCCCTTCCACGCTAG gattccagcccagggtctcAGCACCCCCAGCTTCCGAGGAGCCCCAG GGTGGAATCTTATACGCTCATCTGGATTTCGATTCACAGAATCGCGACGGGCGCAGGATGCAGCCATCAGCCAGAGGAAAAGGTGTAAAACCCTGA